One part of the Blastocatellia bacterium genome encodes these proteins:
- a CDS encoding NF038122 family metalloprotease has translation MLYRATRRAVTLACLLILQLTLMPPAPHVDEAKAAALAQSAGSRNLWAGPSTLGTFAQRMKGGRVACVEASSEQAHRLKDRDANLPLTALAANAEPPTGLKIILRGTAQLQGNAAARAAFVRAAARWELLVRTRLTVIIDVDFGPTLFGQPFDADVVSSADAQVIAGNALYTAARAGLLSEAFAQEKRALFNLLPAKMVPTDRGESQGLAASSATLRGLGLLDPVADPERESAYFGPPPAIGLNSNFSFDFESGDGIEANKLDFEALALHAIGHVLGFVSAVGQQEMNDAADTPPTVCDLFRLRPEAIKGDFAAATRILSSGGEQGFYTGGSMLALSSGRPDGTGGDGQSPSHWKDERATGQSLGVMRPTIAAGEYQTVTDNDLTALEAIGYRTQSVVDVTTVIPLTSGQPQPGGMTAPPPKLGVLSHTQYAIVVPAGATQLQIDLSGDQDVDLYGRYGQPVVLQGHNPTVEYRSDTESYVEAITITPFSSLPLRPGVYYIAVANWGPGDANFMVTATVTGGAPGNQSHAPAIFNLAARLEGDGLQIDVAALDRDGDLAAAEVSLFDEVGRIVRPPLTLAINAEGAVPVASQVIVNGLGALPTAWRASVVLIDRAGNRGPEAAVDFNRPNSGALSVTAASFSGAQLTLKARGMAEGLAIEINGRIVAPPQKIKIKGGGNKLLITGNANQLALRAGANRIRVRNTNGWSNILIFNM, from the coding sequence ATGTTGTATCGAGCCACCCGACGCGCCGTCACGCTGGCCTGCCTGTTGATTCTGCAACTGACTTTGATGCCGCCGGCTCCCCATGTCGATGAGGCAAAAGCCGCCGCGCTCGCGCAAAGCGCCGGCAGCCGCAACCTCTGGGCAGGGCCGTCCACGCTGGGAACGTTCGCGCAGCGCATGAAGGGCGGGCGCGTCGCCTGTGTCGAAGCCAGCTCGGAGCAGGCGCATCGCCTCAAAGACCGTGACGCCAACCTGCCATTGACCGCGCTCGCGGCGAACGCCGAGCCGCCGACGGGATTAAAGATCATCCTGCGCGGCACGGCGCAATTACAGGGCAACGCCGCAGCGCGTGCCGCCTTCGTGCGCGCCGCCGCCCGATGGGAACTGCTGGTGCGGACCCGCCTGACTGTCATCATCGATGTTGATTTCGGCCCGACTCTCTTCGGCCAGCCGTTCGACGCCGATGTCGTCAGCAGCGCCGATGCTCAGGTGATCGCGGGCAATGCGCTCTACACGGCGGCGCGCGCCGGCTTGCTCAGCGAAGCCTTCGCACAGGAAAAGCGCGCGCTGTTTAACCTGCTGCCCGCGAAAATGGTGCCGACCGACAGAGGCGAGTCTCAGGGGCTGGCGGCCTCGTCGGCGACGCTCCGCGGCCTGGGCTTGCTCGACCCGGTTGCCGACCCCGAGCGCGAGTCGGCTTACTTCGGCCCGCCGCCCGCCATCGGCTTGAATTCAAACTTCAGTTTTGATTTCGAATCCGGCGATGGCATCGAAGCCAACAAGCTCGACTTTGAAGCCCTGGCGCTGCATGCAATCGGCCATGTGCTGGGATTCGTTTCGGCGGTCGGCCAGCAAGAGATGAACGATGCGGCAGACACGCCGCCAACCGTCTGCGACCTGTTCCGGCTACGGCCCGAAGCGATCAAAGGTGACTTTGCCGCCGCCACGCGCATCCTCTCTTCGGGCGGCGAGCAGGGCTTTTACACGGGCGGCTCGATGCTGGCGCTGTCGAGCGGGCGGCCCGATGGCACAGGCGGCGATGGGCAGTCGCCATCGCACTGGAAGGATGAGCGGGCCACCGGGCAATCTCTCGGCGTGATGCGCCCGACGATTGCTGCCGGGGAATATCAAACGGTCACGGACAACGATCTCACGGCGCTTGAAGCGATTGGTTATCGAACCCAGAGCGTCGTCGATGTGACGACCGTCATCCCTTTGACCTCTGGGCAGCCGCAACCGGGAGGCATGACCGCGCCGCCGCCAAAACTGGGCGTCCTCAGTCATACGCAGTACGCGATTGTCGTCCCGGCGGGCGCGACTCAACTACAAATCGATTTAAGCGGCGACCAGGACGTTGATCTTTATGGGCGCTACGGCCAGCCGGTCGTGCTGCAAGGTCACAACCCGACAGTTGAATACCGGTCGGACACCGAATCCTACGTCGAAGCGATTACCATCACGCCGTTCAGTTCCCTGCCCCTGCGCCCCGGGGTTTATTACATCGCGGTGGCGAACTGGGGACCGGGCGATGCCAACTTCATGGTGACGGCGACGGTCACCGGCGGCGCTCCCGGCAATCAGAGTCATGCGCCGGCTATCTTCAACCTCGCGGCGCGGCTTGAAGGCGACGGTTTGCAGATTGATGTCGCGGCGCTGGATCGTGACGGTGACCTGGCGGCGGCAGAGGTCAGCCTCTTTGATGAAGTGGGCCGCATCGTTCGCCCACCCCTGACGCTGGCGATCAACGCAGAGGGCGCGGTGCCGGTCGCCTCTCAAGTGATCGTCAACGGTCTGGGCGCGCTGCCGACGGCGTGGCGCGCCAGTGTCGTTTTGATAGACCGCGCCGGCAACCGCGGCCCCGAAGCGGCGGTTGATTTCAACCGGCCCAATAGCGGCGCGTTGAGCGTGACGGCGGCTTCATTCAGCGGCGCGCAGTTGACCTTGAAAGCGCGCGGGATGGCCGAAGGCTTGGCCATAGAGATCAACGGTCGCATCGTCGCGCCGCCGCAAAAGATCAAGATCAAAGGCGGCGGCAACAAGCTGCTCATCACAGGCAATGCCAATCAGTTGGCGCTGCGCGCCGGGGCCAATCGCATCCGCGTGCGCAACACGAACGGCTGGTCAAACATTTTGATCTTCAATATGTGA
- a CDS encoding CoA-binding protein codes for MTNWQQNLINNGEQINALLRNTRRIAVLGIKTERQAGQPAFYVPDYLQKAGFEVIPVPVYYPEVTEILGQKVYRRLADVPVELDMVNVFRRSEDIEPHIEDILAKAPRAVWFQLGIRNDRAAERLARAGIQVVQDRCIMVDHMRLGR; via the coding sequence ATGACGAACTGGCAACAGAATCTCATCAACAATGGCGAACAGATCAACGCCTTGTTACGCAACACCCGGCGCATCGCCGTGCTGGGAATCAAGACCGAGCGGCAGGCGGGACAGCCGGCTTTCTATGTCCCCGACTACCTTCAGAAGGCTGGCTTTGAGGTCATCCCGGTGCCGGTCTACTACCCGGAGGTCACAGAGATTCTCGGGCAGAAAGTCTATCGGCGGCTGGCAGACGTGCCCGTCGAGCTGGATATGGTCAACGTCTTCCGGCGCAGCGAAGACATCGAGCCGCACATCGAAGACATCCTCGCGAAAGCGCCCCGCGCCGTCTGGTTTCAACTCGGCATCCGCAACGACCGGGCCGCCGAGCGGCTCGCCCGCGCCGGCATTCAAGTCGTGCAGGATCGCTGCATCATGGTAGATCATATGCGGCTCGGCAGATGA
- a CDS encoding aconitase family protein gives MIQSLLNRKVEKRPDRVRLEGRILFLAEDAATVRAQLEGTDLDPSQIPPLRNDISTDEITPAYICYHFDERLGEFVYLGLKCGDEFPIKQGDVKRGGFVVSVSGKRRGKGSSREQSPYAEIAAGLRCVIAENIERIYRQNCQNLGLLTSTNFDLIRRIKDGEEIPLAEFTEGEDEITRQIIEYGGLFPFNVARLQGHVQIPPVTTASRAMTLAEKIFARHFVTDLSKDATGVEAVKPGDAGFVRTDIRFSHEYVTPMAAIFYEQLVGDEPVNDPASVYFFQDHLTFLDDVMPPERKAMGLLDLAHELIRKQAEFAGKQGIRLHGGLKDRKGSEAICHSLILQNYALPGQVIIGSDSHTPHAGAIGAVAFGVGTTDVFNSWITKDVRVRVPEQVRVRVSGRRPDNVTAKDFMLEILRTDFVRNGQAIGKIIEYAGEAVAELSIDERATMTNMAAEVGGFTGIVAADNKTVDFLVERGLSRTEAEALCAGMQSDPQAEYALTIDIDASRLRPMIATPGDPGNGLFVDEMTDPVKIDIAYGGSCTAGKKEDMDMYARVFREALAQGRRVHADVQCFIQFGSQEVRRYAEQQGYIDIFNQVGAQIIEPSCGACINAGPGVSTLKTQVVISAQNRNFPGRSGPGQMYLASPYTVAASAIAGQITEFRPASAATTK, from the coding sequence ATGATTCAAAGCCTGTTGAACCGCAAGGTCGAGAAGCGCCCCGACCGCGTCCGCCTCGAAGGCCGCATCCTCTTCCTTGCCGAAGACGCTGCCACCGTCCGCGCACAACTTGAAGGCACCGATTTAGACCCGTCACAGATTCCGCCGCTGCGCAACGACATCTCGACAGACGAGATCACTCCGGCTTACATCTGCTATCACTTCGACGAGCGCCTGGGGGAATTCGTCTACCTCGGGTTGAAATGCGGCGACGAGTTTCCCATCAAGCAAGGTGATGTCAAACGCGGCGGCTTCGTCGTTTCGGTCTCCGGCAAGCGGCGCGGCAAAGGGTCGAGCCGCGAGCAATCGCCTTATGCCGAAATCGCCGCCGGCCTGCGCTGTGTCATCGCCGAAAACATCGAGCGCATCTATCGGCAAAACTGCCAGAACCTCGGCCTGCTGACTTCGACCAATTTTGATCTCATCCGTCGCATCAAGGATGGCGAAGAGATTCCGCTCGCCGAGTTCACCGAGGGCGAAGACGAGATCACCCGGCAGATCATCGAATATGGCGGGCTGTTCCCATTCAACGTCGCCCGCTTGCAAGGCCATGTGCAGATTCCGCCGGTCACGACCGCAAGCCGGGCGATGACGCTGGCAGAAAAAATCTTTGCGCGCCACTTTGTCACAGACCTCTCGAAAGACGCCACCGGCGTCGAAGCGGTCAAGCCGGGCGACGCCGGCTTCGTGCGCACAGACATACGCTTCAGCCACGAGTACGTCACGCCGATGGCGGCCATCTTTTATGAGCAACTGGTCGGCGACGAGCCGGTCAACGATCCGGCGTCGGTCTACTTCTTTCAAGACCACCTGACTTTTCTCGACGACGTGATGCCGCCGGAGCGCAAGGCGATGGGCTTACTCGACCTCGCCCATGAGCTGATTCGCAAGCAGGCCGAGTTTGCAGGCAAGCAGGGCATACGCCTGCACGGCGGCTTGAAAGATCGCAAAGGCTCGGAAGCCATCTGCCACAGCTTGATCTTGCAAAACTACGCGCTGCCCGGTCAGGTCATCATCGGCAGTGATTCCCACACGCCGCACGCCGGCGCGATTGGCGCGGTCGCCTTCGGCGTCGGCACGACCGACGTCTTCAATTCGTGGATCACCAAAGACGTGCGCGTCCGCGTCCCCGAACAGGTGCGCGTGCGGGTCAGCGGTAGACGGCCCGACAACGTTACCGCCAAAGATTTCATGCTCGAAATCCTGCGCACAGACTTTGTCCGCAACGGCCAGGCCATCGGCAAGATCATCGAATACGCCGGCGAAGCGGTCGCCGAGTTGAGCATCGATGAGCGCGCCACCATGACCAACATGGCCGCCGAGGTCGGCGGCTTCACGGGCATCGTCGCCGCCGACAACAAGACGGTCGATTTCCTGGTCGAGCGCGGCCTGTCGCGCACTGAAGCCGAAGCGCTGTGCGCCGGCATGCAGAGTGACCCGCAGGCCGAATACGCGCTGACGATTGACATTGACGCCAGCCGCCTGCGCCCGATGATTGCCACACCGGGCGACCCCGGCAACGGCCTCTTTGTTGATGAGATGACTGATCCGGTGAAGATCGATATTGCTTACGGCGGCTCTTGCACGGCGGGCAAAAAGGAAGACATGGACATGTACGCTCGCGTCTTCCGCGAGGCGCTGGCTCAAGGCCGTCGCGTCCACGCCGACGTGCAGTGCTTCATCCAGTTCGGCTCGCAGGAAGTGCGTCGCTACGCCGAGCAGCAAGGTTACATCGACATATTCAATCAAGTGGGCGCGCAGATCATCGAGCCGAGCTGCGGCGCTTGCATCAACGCCGGGCCGGGCGTCAGCACCTTAAAGACGCAGGTAGTCATCAGCGCTCAGAACCGCAACTTTCCCGGCCGCAGCGGCCCCGGACAAATGTATCTCGCGTCACCTTATACGGTCGCCGCATCGGCCATCGCCGGCCAGATCACCGAGTTTCGCCCGGCGTCGGCAGCAACAACAAAGTGA
- a CDS encoding dehydrogenase E1 component subunit alpha/beta produces the protein MAVQPQIEKYHGLDREAMIRIYQLMYTSRRVDDKEIQLKAQNKIFFQISGAGHEAILVAAGLALKPGYDWFYPYYRDRALCLTLGVTAEEMLKGATGAADDPASGGRQMPSHWGSTRLNIVSRSSPTGTQFLQAVGCAEADYRAALIGNTEMIRGYQADGVTYVSAGDGTTSEGEFFESLNSACNLKLPVLYLIEDNGYAISVPVEVQTAGGKISELVKNFPNLYLEEVDGCDPLASYAAMKRAVAHCRERRGPALVHAHVIRPYSHSLSDDERLYRPEEERAAEAERDPLRTFAGYLIAEGLLSEDELKRIKQEVDAEVSAAADAAVQAPAPAKETATLYVYSPDVDPTSAAFDTESATVEGDPKTMLDLINACLLDEMARDERIVVFGEDVADASREQYLERVKGKGGVFKVTYNLQRKYGSARVFNSPLAEATIIGRALGMATRGMKPVPEIQFFDYIWPAMHQLRNEVSVLRWRSNNAFKCPMVIRVACGGYLKGGAIYHSQSSEVLFTHTPGIRVVMPSNALDANGLLRTAIRSDDPVMFLEHKHLYRQTHNKGAYPGADYMVPFGKAKVVREGSDVTIITFGATVFRSMVAAKKAEEENGVSVEVIDLRSLSPFDMETISRSVRKTSKAIVVYEDARSWGYGAEIAARIADELFENLDAPVRRVAATDTFVAYHPDLEDEILPQVDDILAAIIAQARY, from the coding sequence ATGGCTGTACAGCCGCAGATTGAAAAGTATCACGGGCTTGACCGCGAGGCGATGATTCGTATTTATCAGTTGATGTATACGTCGCGGCGCGTTGATGACAAAGAGATTCAGCTCAAGGCGCAGAATAAAATCTTCTTTCAAATCTCAGGCGCGGGGCACGAAGCCATCTTAGTCGCCGCCGGGCTGGCCTTGAAGCCGGGCTATGACTGGTTCTACCCCTACTATCGCGACCGCGCCCTCTGTCTGACGCTCGGCGTCACGGCGGAAGAGATGCTGAAGGGCGCGACCGGCGCGGCAGACGACCCGGCGTCGGGCGGGCGGCAGATGCCGAGTCACTGGGGCAGCACCAGGCTCAACATCGTCAGCCGCTCGTCGCCGACGGGGACGCAGTTCCTACAAGCCGTCGGCTGCGCCGAAGCCGACTATCGCGCCGCGCTGATCGGCAACACAGAAATGATCCGCGGCTATCAGGCGGACGGGGTCACTTATGTTTCTGCCGGCGACGGCACGACCAGCGAAGGCGAGTTCTTTGAATCGCTCAACTCGGCTTGCAATCTCAAGCTGCCCGTCCTCTACCTCATCGAAGACAACGGCTACGCCATCTCTGTGCCCGTCGAAGTGCAGACCGCCGGCGGCAAGATTTCCGAGCTGGTCAAAAACTTCCCGAACCTCTACCTCGAAGAGGTGGATGGCTGCGACCCGCTGGCCAGTTACGCGGCGATGAAGCGGGCGGTCGCCCACTGCCGCGAGCGGCGCGGCCCGGCGCTGGTTCATGCTCACGTGATCCGCCCGTATTCGCACTCGCTGTCGGACGACGAACGCCTCTACCGCCCCGAAGAAGAGCGCGCCGCCGAGGCCGAGCGCGATCCGCTGCGCACCTTCGCCGGCTACCTGATCGCCGAAGGGCTGTTGAGCGAAGACGAGCTTAAGCGCATCAAGCAGGAAGTAGACGCCGAGGTCAGCGCGGCAGCCGACGCCGCCGTGCAGGCGCCCGCGCCCGCCAAGGAGACGGCGACGCTCTACGTTTATTCGCCCGACGTCGATCCGACTTCGGCGGCCTTCGACACCGAAAGCGCCACGGTCGAAGGCGACCCGAAGACCATGCTCGATTTGATCAACGCCTGCCTGCTCGACGAGATGGCGCGCGACGAGCGAATCGTCGTCTTCGGCGAAGACGTTGCCGACGCCAGCCGCGAGCAGTACCTTGAGCGCGTCAAAGGCAAGGGCGGCGTCTTTAAGGTCACCTACAACTTGCAGCGCAAGTATGGCAGCGCCCGCGTCTTCAATTCGCCTCTTGCCGAGGCGACGATCATCGGGCGGGCGCTAGGCATGGCGACGCGCGGCATGAAGCCTGTGCCGGAGATACAGTTCTTCGATTACATCTGGCCGGCGATGCATCAACTGCGCAACGAAGTGTCGGTGCTGCGCTGGCGCTCGAATAACGCTTTCAAGTGCCCGATGGTGATTCGTGTCGCCTGCGGCGGTTACCTGAAGGGCGGCGCGATCTATCACAGCCAGTCGAGCGAGGTGCTGTTTACGCATACACCGGGCATCCGCGTCGTGATGCCGTCGAATGCGCTTGATGCCAATGGCTTGCTGCGCACCGCGATTCGCTCGGACGATCCGGTGATGTTCCTTGAGCACAAACACCTCTACCGTCAGACGCACAACAAGGGCGCTTACCCCGGCGCCGATTACATGGTGCCGTTCGGCAAGGCGAAAGTCGTGCGCGAAGGCTCGGACGTAACGATCATCACATTTGGCGCGACGGTCTTTCGCTCGATGGTCGCCGCCAAGAAGGCCGAAGAGGAGAACGGCGTCAGCGTCGAGGTGATTGACCTGCGCAGCCTGAGTCCCTTCGACATGGAGACGATCAGCCGCTCGGTGCGGAAGACCAGCAAAGCCATCGTCGTTTACGAAGACGCGCGCTCGTGGGGCTACGGCGCAGAGATCGCGGCGCGCATCGCCGACGAGTTGTTCGAAAACCTCGACGCGCCGGTGCGCCGCGTTGCGGCGACCGATACGTTCGTCGCTTATCATCCCGATTTAGAGGACGAGATTCTGCCGCAGGTGGATGACATTCTCGCAGCGATCATCGCCCAGGCCCGCTATTAA